A single window of Synechocystis sp. PCC 7509 DNA harbors:
- a CDS encoding thermonuclease family protein encodes MHDGDTIRVRQGQLVERVRFACIDAPELAQPLGKESRDYLKSLIAQNGNRVTLKIVDTDRYRRKIAEVFSGGKFLQAEQVKGGMACVYEQYLSNCPDAAAVKQAQNFAQSSRVGVWSGNYTKPWDYRKMNR; translated from the coding sequence GTGCATGATGGCGATACAATCCGCGTGAGACAAGGACAACTGGTAGAGCGGGTTCGTTTTGCTTGCATCGATGCGCCGGAGTTGGCGCAGCCGTTGGGGAAGGAATCACGCGATTATCTTAAGAGTCTGATAGCTCAAAATGGAAATCGCGTCACACTGAAAATTGTAGATACCGACCGCTACCGTAGAAAGATTGCTGAGGTTTTTTCTGGTGGTAAGTTCTTACAGGCTGAACAGGTCAAAGGCGGAATGGCGTGTGTTTACGAGCAATACCTAAGCAACTGCCCGGATGCTGCGGCAGTGAAACAGGCGCAAAACTTCGCCCAATCTAGCAGAGTAGGGGTTTGGAGCGGGAACTATACTAAGCCTTGGGATTATAGAAAGATGAATCGATAG
- a CDS encoding transposase — protein MALFPPGKGGGEDVAYGYKGKGILIHTLTDGNGMPLANCTTAANGSEREQVMPLLNSVTVKTNSPGRPRKRVKVLAGDKGYDSKDLRAALRKRGIRPQLPKRAWKTKRNRGRPIKMSVPRFQQERCFAWFQRKYRRLVVRWERISACFNAFISLATIHIWINRILLLG, from the coding sequence ATGGCTCTTTTTCCCCCTGGGAAAGGAGGAGGTGAGGACGTTGCTTATGGCTATAAGGGCAAAGGAATTTTAATTCATACTTTGACCGACGGTAATGGTATGCCTCTGGCTAATTGCACGACCGCAGCTAATGGTAGTGAAAGAGAACAAGTGATGCCGCTATTGAATAGCGTTACTGTCAAAACTAATTCTCCTGGCAGACCCCGTAAACGGGTCAAAGTGCTGGCTGGGGACAAAGGCTATGACTCCAAAGATTTGCGTGCGGCTTTACGCAAACGTGGTATTAGACCGCAGTTGCCGAAGCGAGCCTGGAAAACTAAAAGAAATCGAGGTAGACCCATAAAAATGTCAGTCCCTCGTTTTCAACAAGAGCGCTGCTTTGCATGGTTTCAACGGAAATACCGTAGACTTGTTGTTCGATGGGAAAGAATTTCTGCCTGCTTTAATGCTTTTATTTCCCTTGCAACAATTCACATTTGGATTAACAGAATTTTATTACTGGGATAG
- a CDS encoding DUF4126 domain-containing protein, giving the protein MAISMNTLESIIIGLTLSSACGFRIFVPPLVISLAVIFGHLPITSGFEWVGTYSALWAFAIATIVEIGAYYVPVLDNLLDTLATPTALAVGTFVAAAVFPDSDPLLQWTTAAIAGGGTAGILQAVTGITRLSSTALTIGLGNAFVATVESIGAITLSVLALVAPLIAVSLVAILLLFSLNKVVQSRVTRKH; this is encoded by the coding sequence ATGGCTATATCTATGAATACTTTAGAAAGCATCATTATTGGTCTGACTTTAAGTAGTGCCTGTGGCTTCCGCATTTTTGTCCCGCCATTGGTTATCAGCCTTGCCGTAATTTTTGGGCATTTACCAATTACATCGGGGTTTGAGTGGGTCGGTACTTACTCGGCGCTGTGGGCATTTGCGATCGCTACCATTGTAGAAATTGGCGCTTACTACGTTCCTGTGCTAGATAACTTACTTGACACGCTTGCTACACCGACAGCATTGGCTGTCGGCACTTTCGTCGCTGCTGCTGTATTTCCCGATAGCGACCCCCTGTTGCAATGGACTACGGCAGCAATTGCTGGTGGGGGTACTGCCGGAATACTCCAAGCCGTAACCGGAATTACTCGTTTATCTTCCACAGCTTTGACTATCGGACTAGGAAATGCTTTTGTGGCAACTGTTGAATCCATTGGTGCAATTACTTTATCAGTATTAGCCCTGGTAGCGCCTCTAATAGCAGTCAGCTTGGTGGCAATCTTGTTGTTATTTAGCTTAAATAAGGTTGTCCAAAGTAGAGTTACGCGCAAGCATTGA
- a CDS encoding ExeA family protein — translation MLTEVMTHFGLTKEFRQAGYYETVGQKQLFIDLKAAAASGSLVALTGIVGCGKTTTLRRLFALLAKENKILVSKSLSVDKNRATLATLIAALFYDLSADDKEIKIPALGEKRERDLRDLIKKGKKPVVLFVDEAHDLHPSTLTGLKRLIEVISDGDGTLTVILAGHPKLKNDLRRPTMEEIGYRSLVFTLEGMVGSQREYITWLIAQCVKEETQHSDVLTVEAIELLSSRLRTPLQIQQHLILAMEAAYQAGEKPVTEAIVESVLSKQIDELEPRLTRHGYALRDLADQFHAKPAEIKLLFRGQLDPTRTKELTDQMLMAGLPI, via the coding sequence ATGCTGACTGAAGTCATGACACATTTTGGTTTAACCAAAGAGTTCCGACAGGCGGGTTACTATGAAACCGTCGGGCAAAAACAGCTATTTATCGATCTCAAAGCTGCAGCGGCTTCTGGCTCATTAGTAGCTTTAACGGGGATAGTTGGCTGTGGTAAAACTACAACTTTACGCCGTCTATTTGCTTTGCTAGCCAAAGAGAATAAGATTTTAGTCTCTAAGTCGCTATCGGTCGATAAGAACCGTGCTACCTTAGCCACTTTAATTGCGGCGTTGTTTTACGATCTAAGTGCAGATGACAAGGAAATTAAAATTCCTGCTCTAGGAGAAAAGCGCGAACGGGATTTGCGCGATTTGATTAAAAAAGGCAAAAAGCCTGTGGTGCTATTTGTGGATGAGGCTCATGACTTACACCCCTCAACACTAACGGGATTGAAGCGTTTAATTGAAGTGATTTCCGATGGGGATGGAACACTGACCGTAATCCTTGCAGGACATCCCAAATTAAAGAACGATCTGCGTCGCCCTACTATGGAGGAAATTGGCTATCGCTCCTTGGTTTTTACTTTAGAAGGAATGGTGGGCAGTCAACGAGAATATATCACTTGGTTAATTGCTCAGTGTGTAAAGGAAGAAACTCAGCATTCTGATGTATTAACGGTGGAAGCCATTGAATTACTAAGCTCTAGATTACGCACTCCATTACAAATTCAACAGCATTTGATCCTAGCAATGGAAGCTGCTTATCAAGCTGGAGAAAAGCCCGTTACTGAAGCGATTGTGGAGTCAGTGCTATCGAAGCAAATTGATGAATTGGAGCCAAGGCTGACCAGGCATGGTTATGCTCTGCGGGATTTGGCTGACCAGTTTCATGCGAAACCAGCAGAAATTAAGCTGCTGTTTCGGGGTCAACTCGACCCCACACGAACCAAGGAGCTAACCGACCAAATGCTGATGGCTGGTTTGCCGATTTGA
- a CDS encoding IS6 family transposase, whose translation MNSKSPFKWRHYQSEIILRCVRWYLSYPLSYRQVTEMVNERGLDIHHSTVFRWVQEYSPEMDKRVRPYLKLTNDSWRVDETYILVKGKQKYLYRAVDSAGNTLDFLLTAKRDAKAAKRFLRKTLKAIHTXVPRVITVDKNPAYPKAINVLKAANKLPEVVKLRQIKYLNNIVEQDHRGIKRLVKPGMGFGSFNTARRTIRGYETLNMVRKGQVIGVPRGAIKERLVFIYQIFGVVA comes from the coding sequence ATGAATTCTAAATCCCCCTTCAAGTGGCGGCATTATCAGTCAGAAATCATCCTACGTTGTGTTCGGTGGTATCTAAGCTATCCGCTTTCCTATCGCCAAGTAACAGAGATGGTGAACGAGCGGGGATTAGATATACATCACAGCACCGTCTTCCGTTGGGTGCAAGAATATAGTCCAGAAATGGACAAACGAGTCAGACCGTATCTAAAGCTTACTAATGACTCATGGCGGGTAGATGAAACCTATATTTTGGTCAAAGGCAAGCAGAAGTATTTATACCGAGCAGTCGATTCGGCAGGGAACACCTTAGACTTCCTCCTCACAGCGAAGCGGGATGCGAAAGCGGCGAAACGGTTTTTGCGTAAGACATTGAAAGCAATTCACACTTNCGTACCAAGAGTCATCACTGTGGATAAGAACCCTGCTTATCCAAAAGCGATTAACGTACTCAAAGCTGCCAATAAGTTACCCGAAGTAGTGAAATTACGACAGATTAAATATCTCAATAATATTGTGGAGCAAGACCATCGGGGGATAAAACGATTAGTCAAACCAGGAATGGGATTTGGCTCCTTCAACACTGCAAGAAGAACCATTCGGGGATATGAAACTCTGAACATGGTTAGAAAAGGACAAGTTATTGGTGTTCCCAGGGGAGCCATCAAAGAGCGACTTGTCTTTATCTATCAAATCTTTGGGGTAGTTGCATAA